The proteins below come from a single Salinilacihabitans rarus genomic window:
- a CDS encoding 2,3,4,5-tetrahydropyridine-2,6-dicarboxylate N-succinyltransferase — translation MTALERDVTELWRRYENDEVDADSAGEAERATLDAFLDALEAGAVRAAEREGGEWVANEWVKRGILLNFGLRRAETREYGGVAYNDVLPLAATGDWGERGTRNTPDGTVVRRGAHVGANCILMSPAFVNVGAHVGDGTLVDSCDTVGSCAQIGENVKLGANTLIGGVLEPVEDAPVVIEDGVSLGAGCRVTSGFVVGEDSVVGENTLLTPRIPVYDLVDEEVRYGRLPPERRAFTRFVESSVGDHDLFDGGAYKPAVVATALEDRTLDATEREEVLRE, via the coding sequence GTGACCGCGCTCGAACGGGACGTGACGGAACTGTGGCGTCGCTACGAGAACGACGAGGTCGACGCCGACTCGGCCGGCGAGGCCGAGCGCGCGACCCTCGACGCGTTCCTCGACGCGCTCGAAGCCGGCGCGGTCCGTGCGGCCGAGCGCGAGGGCGGCGAGTGGGTCGCAAACGAGTGGGTCAAGCGGGGCATCCTCCTGAACTTCGGCCTCCGGCGGGCCGAGACCCGCGAGTACGGCGGCGTCGCGTACAACGACGTGCTCCCGCTGGCGGCGACGGGCGACTGGGGCGAACGCGGCACGCGGAACACGCCCGACGGCACCGTCGTCCGCCGCGGCGCACACGTCGGCGCGAACTGCATCCTGATGAGCCCCGCGTTCGTCAACGTCGGCGCCCACGTCGGCGACGGGACGCTCGTCGACTCCTGTGACACCGTCGGCTCCTGTGCCCAGATCGGCGAGAACGTCAAACTGGGGGCCAACACGCTGATCGGCGGCGTGCTCGAACCCGTCGAGGACGCCCCGGTCGTGATCGAGGACGGCGTCTCGCTCGGCGCGGGCTGTCGCGTCACCTCGGGGTTCGTCGTCGGCGAGGACAGCGTCGTCGGCGAGAACACCCTGCTGACCCCGCGCATCCCCGTCTACGACCTCGTCGACGAGGAGGTGCGCTACGGCCGCCTGCCGCCGGAGCGGCGGGCGTTCACCCGGTTCGTCGAGTCCTCGGTCGGCGACCACGACCTCTTCGACGGCGGCGCGTACAAGCCCGCCGTCGTCGCCACCGCCCTCGAGGACCGCACCCTCGACGCGACCGAGCGCGAGGAGGTGCTCAGGGAGTGA
- the dapB gene encoding 4-hydroxy-tetrahydrodipicolinate reductase, protein MTVRLGVTGATGRMGRDVLATARERADCEVVVAVNRDPDEEAVAGVAIESAPEFGPLLDERDPDAVIDFTGPSSAVEYADACANAGVAFVTGTTGFDEDERARLREASERVPVLHAPNFARGVQALVNVVGDAVRQLPGYDVELVEAHHARKRDAPSGTANRLLEEIEASGEFAGRTHGREGDRPREAGEIGVHALRAGDVTGEHEVRIAGNHEEVRLAHRAEDRGVFAAGAVDAAVWIAGRTPGRYDFAEVIA, encoded by the coding sequence ATGACGGTCCGCCTCGGCGTCACCGGCGCGACCGGCCGGATGGGCCGGGACGTCCTCGCGACCGCACGCGAGCGAGCGGACTGTGAGGTCGTCGTCGCGGTAAACCGCGACCCCGACGAGGAGGCGGTCGCGGGCGTCGCGATCGAGTCCGCCCCCGAGTTCGGCCCGCTGCTCGACGAGCGCGACCCGGACGCCGTGATCGACTTCACGGGGCCGTCCTCGGCCGTCGAGTACGCCGACGCCTGCGCGAACGCGGGCGTCGCGTTCGTCACCGGGACGACCGGCTTCGACGAGGACGAGCGGGCCCGACTCCGCGAGGCGAGCGAGCGGGTGCCGGTGTTGCACGCGCCGAACTTCGCTCGCGGAGTGCAGGCGCTCGTGAACGTCGTCGGCGACGCGGTTCGACAGCTACCGGGCTACGACGTCGAACTCGTCGAGGCCCACCACGCCCGGAAGCGCGACGCCCCGAGCGGGACGGCGAACCGCCTGCTGGAAGAGATCGAGGCCAGCGGGGAGTTCGCGGGCCGGACCCACGGCCGCGAGGGCGACCGGCCCCGCGAGGCCGGCGAGATCGGCGTCCACGCGCTGCGCGCGGGCGACGTCACCGGCGAACACGAGGTGCGCATCGCGGGCAACCACGAGGAGGTGCGACTCGCCCACCGCGCCGAGGACCGCGGCGTCTTCGCCGCCGGCGCGGTCGACGCGGCGGTCTGGATCGCGGGACGGACGCCCGGCCGGTACGACTTCGCGGAGGTGATCGCGTGA
- the dapA gene encoding 4-hydroxy-tetrahydrodipicolinate synthase, with the protein MTPAIDLTGVFPAICTPFDADERIDFETLRADARRLEAAGVDGLVPVGSTGESATLTHDEHVRVVETVVDAVSDVPVIAGTGSNNTREALELSERAADAGADGLLLISPYYNKPEQRGLLEHYRTIADAVDLPQIVYNVPSRTGRSIDPDTAVELAAHPNVAGYKAAEGDLGAIGEIVERTADREFAVLSGDDALTLPVLAVGGTGTISVAANVEPERTVAMVGAALEGDYERARAIHRELGPLFRALFVETNPIPVKEAMAIRGYGPARLRPPLTRLSEDYREDLEAVLAALDADSVPGAEVDR; encoded by the coding sequence ATGACACCAGCGATCGACCTGACCGGCGTCTTCCCGGCGATCTGTACGCCGTTCGACGCCGACGAACGCATCGACTTCGAAACGCTCCGCGCCGACGCCCGCCGCCTCGAAGCCGCGGGCGTCGACGGCCTCGTCCCCGTCGGCTCCACCGGCGAGTCCGCGACGCTCACCCACGACGAACACGTTCGCGTCGTCGAGACGGTCGTCGACGCCGTCTCCGACGTCCCCGTGATCGCCGGCACCGGCTCGAACAACACCCGCGAGGCGCTCGAACTCTCCGAGCGCGCGGCCGACGCCGGCGCCGACGGCCTGCTGCTCATCTCGCCGTACTACAACAAGCCCGAACAGCGGGGCCTGCTCGAACACTACCGGACGATCGCGGACGCCGTCGACCTGCCCCAGATCGTCTACAACGTCCCGTCCCGCACCGGCCGGTCGATCGACCCCGACACCGCCGTCGAACTCGCCGCCCACCCCAACGTCGCCGGCTACAAGGCCGCCGAGGGCGACCTCGGCGCCATCGGCGAGATCGTCGAGCGCACCGCCGACCGCGAGTTCGCGGTGCTCTCGGGCGACGACGCGCTCACCCTCCCGGTCCTCGCCGTCGGCGGGACGGGGACGATCAGCGTCGCCGCCAACGTCGAACCCGAGCGCACCGTCGCCATGGTCGGCGCGGCCCTCGAAGGCGACTACGAGCGCGCCCGCGCGATCCACCGCGAACTCGGCCCCCTCTTCCGGGCGCTGTTCGTCGAGACCAACCCGATCCCGGTCAAGGAGGCGATGGCGATCCGCGGCTACGGCCCGGCGCGGCTCCGCCCGCCGCTGACCCGCCTCTCCGAGGACTACCGCGAGGACCTCGAAGCGGTGCTGGCCGCCCTCGACGCCGACTCGGTACCCGGAGCGGAGGTGGACCGATGA
- a CDS encoding M48 family metallopeptidase, whose protein sequence is MADLGLRLRMLVVGSILAAFYLFVGIVGLTILGPGSWPLVVVLMLTFPVVQYKIGTWSATRGAEEMPETGPYGEIHRATESLSRDMGIEKPRLLVTRMGVPNAFATGRRGDGVVVVSEELVALLDRDELEGVVAHELAHIKNRDVLLMTLGSSIGMMVGWAVYFVYAFAGDENPGGFLAGYALSVVAQLLVTVFVMAISRYREYVADADARRAIGGGEPLARALEKIARGAEGRESRVDDSVSALCIFNADRGLLQTLFATHPPTEKRIERLRR, encoded by the coding sequence ATGGCAGACCTCGGACTGCGACTCCGGATGCTGGTCGTCGGATCGATCCTGGCGGCGTTTTACCTGTTCGTCGGGATCGTCGGCCTGACGATCCTCGGCCCCGGTTCCTGGCCGCTGGTGGTGGTGCTCATGCTCACCTTCCCGGTGGTACAGTACAAGATCGGCACGTGGAGCGCCACCCGGGGGGCCGAGGAGATGCCGGAGACCGGACCGTACGGCGAGATCCACCGCGCGACCGAGTCCCTGAGCCGCGACATGGGAATCGAGAAACCCCGGCTGCTGGTCACGCGGATGGGCGTGCCGAACGCGTTCGCGACCGGCCGCCGCGGCGACGGCGTCGTCGTCGTCTCCGAGGAACTCGTCGCCCTCCTCGACCGCGACGAACTGGAGGGGGTCGTCGCCCACGAACTCGCACACATCAAGAACCGCGACGTCCTGCTGATGACCCTCGGGAGTTCCATCGGGATGATGGTCGGCTGGGCGGTCTACTTCGTGTACGCGTTCGCCGGCGACGAGAACCCCGGCGGCTTCCTCGCCGGCTACGCGCTCTCGGTCGTCGCGCAACTGCTCGTGACGGTCTTCGTGATGGCCATCTCGCGGTACCGCGAGTACGTCGCCGACGCCGACGCCCGGCGGGCGATCGGGGGCGGCGAGCCGCTGGCGCGGGCGCTCGAAAAGATCGCCCGCGGCGCCGAGGGCCGCGAGTCCCGCGTCGACGACAGCGTGAGCGCGCTCTGTATCTTCAACGCCGACCGGGGACTGTTGCAGACGCTGTTCGCGACCCACCCGCCGACCGAGAAGCGAATCGAGCGCCTGCGTCGCTGA
- a CDS encoding NYN domain-containing protein → MTNVHPGQRVAMLVDAQNLYHTAQSIYTRNIDYSSLLEEGVGDRQLTRAIAYVIRADSPEEESFFDALVDIGFETKIKDIKRFSDGTKKADWDVGMSLDAVTLANHVDTIILCTGDGDFSRLCSHLRHEGVRVEVMAFGSSTAEELIEAADDFVDLADRHETFLL, encoded by the coding sequence ATGACGAACGTCCACCCGGGTCAGCGCGTCGCGATGCTCGTCGACGCGCAGAACCTCTATCACACCGCGCAGAGCATCTACACTCGTAACATCGACTACTCCTCGCTGCTCGAGGAGGGCGTCGGCGACCGCCAGCTAACCCGGGCGATCGCCTACGTCATCCGCGCGGACTCCCCCGAGGAGGAGAGCTTCTTCGACGCGCTGGTCGACATCGGCTTCGAGACCAAGATCAAGGACATCAAGCGCTTCTCGGACGGGACGAAGAAGGCAGACTGGGACGTCGGGATGAGCCTCGACGCGGTCACGCTCGCGAACCACGTCGACACGATCATCCTCTGCACGGGCGACGGCGACTTCTCGCGGCTGTGCTCGCACCTGCGCCACGAGGGCGTCCGCGTGGAGGTGATGGCGTTCGGGTCGTCGACCGCGGAGGAACTGATCGAGGCGGCCGACGACTTCGTCGACCTCGCCGACCGCCACGAGACGTTCCTGCTCTAG
- a CDS encoding PUA domain-containing protein, protein MSESADGSADLPTMRTIADYQFGAGAGAALFPPDERAAITIKRTTSGRPQQVHADDGRIVSFGTDGRFTLGLEGGRRLAAALDPPAYRVVVDDESEPFVRDGKNVFAKFVRGVDPAVRPGDEVLVVHERGDLLAVGRAELDAGAIEDFETGMAVSVREAAPADD, encoded by the coding sequence ATGAGCGAGTCAGCCGACGGGAGCGCGGACCTCCCGACCATGCGGACCATCGCGGACTACCAGTTCGGCGCGGGCGCCGGCGCGGCGCTGTTTCCCCCCGACGAGCGCGCGGCGATCACGATCAAGCGGACGACGTCGGGCCGGCCCCAGCAGGTCCACGCCGACGACGGCCGGATCGTCTCGTTCGGCACCGACGGCCGGTTCACCCTCGGGCTGGAGGGCGGCCGGCGGCTGGCGGCGGCGCTCGACCCGCCGGCGTACCGCGTGGTCGTCGACGACGAGAGCGAACCGTTCGTCCGCGACGGCAAGAACGTCTTCGCGAAGTTCGTCCGCGGGGTCGACCCCGCGGTGCGGCCGGGCGACGAGGTGCTCGTCGTCCACGAGCGCGGCGACCTGCTCGCGGTCGGCCGCGCGGAACTCGACGCGGGCGCGATCGAGGACTTCGAGACGGGGATGGCGGTGTCGGTCCGGGAGGCCGCGCCCGCCGACGACTGA
- a CDS encoding nascent polypeptide-associated complex protein has protein sequence MFGGGGGLNPRKMEQMMKQMGIDVDEIDAEEVVIRTDEHDLVFTDPDVTKMDARGQETYQIIGTPEERERGAASADEGAADADAGAGVDEGDVELVATRTGASEAEAREALERHDGDLAAAVADLE, from the coding sequence ATGTTCGGAGGAGGCGGCGGACTCAACCCGCGCAAGATGGAACAGATGATGAAGCAGATGGGGATCGACGTCGACGAGATCGACGCCGAGGAGGTCGTCATCCGCACCGACGAGCACGACCTCGTCTTCACCGACCCCGACGTGACGAAGATGGACGCCCGGGGTCAGGAGACCTACCAGATCATCGGCACGCCCGAGGAGCGCGAACGCGGTGCCGCGAGCGCAGACGAGGGCGCGGCCGACGCCGACGCGGGCGCCGGGGTCGACGAGGGCGACGTCGAACTCGTCGCGACCCGCACCGGCGCGAGCGAGGCGGAGGCCCGCGAGGCCCTCGAACGACACGACGGCGACCTCGCGGCGGCCGTCGCGGACCTCGAGTGA
- a CDS encoding methyltransferase domain-containing protein yields MHAPVLLVRDDREYLVRPGEELGTDLGVLEVPADVEPGDELETHLGNEFRVRRLRGPDLFHHFERTGAPMVPRDVGLVIGETGVGVGDRVLDAGTGTGVLAASMARAGASVVTYERDPEFADVARENMALGGVAEDVDVRTGDLTEELDSLAAGDPFDVLTLDTGDAPAAVARASDLLVDGGFVAVYSPFVETSREVVEAAREADLADVRTRETIQREMDFDDRGSRPSTAPVGHTGYLTVARNE; encoded by the coding sequence GTGCACGCGCCGGTCTTGCTGGTCCGCGACGACCGGGAGTACCTCGTCCGGCCGGGCGAGGAACTGGGCACCGACCTCGGGGTACTCGAGGTGCCCGCGGACGTCGAACCCGGCGACGAACTCGAGACCCACCTCGGCAACGAGTTCCGCGTCCGCCGACTCCGCGGCCCGGACCTCTTTCATCACTTCGAGCGGACGGGCGCGCCGATGGTGCCCCGCGACGTCGGCCTCGTGATCGGCGAGACCGGCGTCGGCGTCGGCGACCGCGTCCTCGACGCCGGCACGGGAACGGGCGTACTCGCCGCCTCGATGGCCCGCGCCGGCGCGTCGGTCGTCACCTACGAGCGCGACCCCGAGTTCGCCGACGTCGCCCGCGAGAACATGGCGCTCGGCGGCGTCGCCGAGGACGTCGACGTCCGGACGGGCGACCTGACCGAGGAACTCGACTCGCTCGCCGCCGGCGACCCGTTCGACGTGCTCACCCTCGACACCGGCGACGCGCCGGCGGCCGTCGCCCGCGCTTCCGACCTGCTCGTCGACGGCGGCTTCGTCGCCGTCTACAGCCCGTTCGTGGAGACGAGCCGCGAGGTCGTCGAGGCCGCCCGCGAGGCCGACCTCGCGGACGTGCGCACGCGCGAGACGATCCAACGCGAGATGGACTTCGACGACCGCGGTTCCCGCCCGTCGACGGCGCCCGTCGGTCACACGGGCTACCTGACGGTCGCGCGCAACGAGTGA
- a CDS encoding methyltransferase domain-containing protein → MNESLDTDELEREVTSIYRDVATSADADFHFETGRELAERLGYDPADLDAVPDEAVDSFAGVGYHFDVAALEPGEAVLDLGSGSGTDAFVAGLHVTETGTVAGVDMTAAQVEKARDLAAENGFHNVEFRRGYVEDLPFEDESFDAVISNGVINLSAEKDRVFEEAARVLRPGGRLALSDIVSDERLPERIKNDADLWAACIGGAEQVDSYTDLIEAAGFDVGAVAENDDYEFVSERAANACQRYGVQSLSLGARKRD, encoded by the coding sequence ATGAACGAATCACTCGACACGGACGAACTCGAACGCGAGGTCACCTCGATCTACCGCGACGTCGCGACGTCGGCCGACGCCGACTTTCACTTCGAGACCGGCCGGGAACTCGCCGAGCGCCTCGGCTACGACCCCGCCGATCTGGACGCCGTCCCGGACGAAGCGGTCGACTCGTTCGCGGGCGTCGGCTATCACTTCGACGTGGCGGCTCTCGAACCGGGCGAGGCGGTCCTCGACCTCGGGAGCGGGTCGGGGACGGACGCGTTCGTCGCGGGGTTGCACGTGACCGAGACCGGGACGGTAGCCGGCGTGGACATGACCGCGGCGCAAGTCGAGAAGGCCCGCGACCTCGCCGCGGAGAACGGCTTCCACAACGTCGAGTTCCGTCGGGGGTACGTCGAGGACCTCCCGTTCGAGGACGAGTCGTTCGACGCGGTGATCTCCAACGGCGTGATCAACCTCTCCGCCGAGAAGGATCGGGTCTTCGAGGAGGCCGCGCGGGTGCTGCGGCCCGGGGGGCGACTCGCCCTCTCGGATATCGTCAGCGACGAACGGCTACCGGAACGCATCAAGAACGACGCGGACCTGTGGGCGGCCTGCATCGGCGGCGCCGAGCAGGTGGACAGCTACACCGACCTGATCGAGGCGGCGGGCTTCGACGTGGGCGCGGTCGCGGAGAACGACGACTACGAGTTCGTCTCCGAGCGAGCGGCGAACGCCTGCCAGCGGTACGGCGTGCAGAGCCTCTCGCTTGGCGCCCGGAAACGCGACTGA
- a CDS encoding OsmC family protein, with product MTDDQQIVHGIDRETLAGFAEHAAEDPDAVRLGLGASATYEGTAAHSLAKIDSYQLGGETIARETREYTIPYGGWKEVMEAGGWIGATDRIEPVEAALSALAACINVGITINAAANGVEIERLQTRVRTDFDPAVLFSLAELAEADSVFENLTAEIEIEGPDLDEELIDEWARRAPVYTLVSLGQDVDMSINTPAQVAGDD from the coding sequence ATGACCGACGACCAGCAAATCGTACACGGTATCGACCGCGAAACGCTCGCGGGGTTTGCCGAACACGCGGCCGAGGACCCCGACGCGGTCCGACTCGGCCTCGGGGCGTCCGCGACCTACGAGGGGACGGCCGCACACAGCCTGGCGAAGATCGACAGCTACCAGCTCGGCGGCGAGACGATCGCCCGCGAGACCCGCGAGTACACTATCCCCTACGGCGGCTGGAAGGAGGTGATGGAGGCCGGCGGGTGGATCGGCGCGACCGACCGGATAGAGCCGGTCGAAGCCGCGCTGTCGGCGCTCGCCGCCTGCATCAACGTCGGCATCACGATCAACGCCGCCGCCAACGGGGTCGAGATCGAACGGCTCCAGACGCGCGTGCGGACCGATTTCGACCCGGCGGTCCTCTTTAGCCTCGCAGAACTCGCGGAGGCCGACTCGGTCTTCGAGAACCTGACCGCCGAGATCGAGATCGAAGGACCGGACCTCGACGAGGAACTGATCGACGAGTGGGCCCGACGAGCGCCGGTCTACACGCTCGTCTCGCTCGGTCAGGACGTCGATATGAGCATCAACACGCCCGCACAGGTGGCGGGCGACGACTGA
- a CDS encoding helix-turn-helix transcriptional regulator: protein MGTDDIEHYPDDSPTGDIAYLARSRHRIPTLVALTERPRSRPELCELTGVSPSTMRRTLDEFEDRIWIRKDGYQYLATRLGEAIAAGVEELLERVETERKLRDVWHWLPDEVGAFPIETWADLTVTVAEPDVPYRPVNRFESLLRETTTLRFLRPEVALMEPCLDALYRVVDDGVDVTLIDRPNCHTYFFSTYPERSSEMLQRENFTVLEHEDLPPHGIGLLDERVTISCYEQDSGTVQALIDTDVPAVREWAQSVYDRYTPEARPVEPGQIPE, encoded by the coding sequence ATGGGGACGGATGACATAGAACACTACCCCGACGACTCGCCAACCGGTGATATCGCGTATCTCGCGCGGTCCAGACACCGAATCCCGACACTCGTCGCACTGACCGAGCGTCCGCGAAGCCGCCCCGAACTCTGCGAGTTGACCGGCGTCTCCCCGTCCACGATGCGACGGACGCTGGACGAGTTCGAAGACCGGATCTGGATCCGCAAAGACGGATACCAGTACCTGGCAACCCGGCTGGGCGAGGCGATCGCAGCCGGGGTAGAGGAGCTGCTCGAACGGGTCGAAACCGAGCGAAAGTTGCGCGACGTCTGGCACTGGCTCCCCGACGAGGTCGGCGCGTTCCCGATCGAGACGTGGGCGGATCTCACCGTCACCGTCGCCGAACCCGACGTTCCGTACCGTCCGGTAAACCGATTCGAGTCGCTCCTGCGGGAGACGACTACGTTACGGTTCCTTCGCCCCGAGGTCGCGCTGATGGAGCCCTGTCTCGACGCCCTGTATCGGGTGGTCGACGACGGCGTAGACGTCACGCTGATCGACCGGCCGAACTGCCACACGTACTTCTTCTCTACGTACCCGGAGCGCAGTTCGGAGATGCTCCAGCGGGAGAACTTCACGGTGCTGGAACACGAGGACCTCCCGCCACACGGAATCGGGCTCCTCGACGAGCGCGTCACCATCAGCTGTTACGAGCAGGACAGCGGAACGGTTCAGGCGCTGATCGATACCGACGTCCCGGCGGTCCGCGAGTGGGCGCAGTCGGTCTACGACCGCTACACGCCCGAGGCTCGACCGGTCGAACCGGGGCAGATCCCCGAGTGA